The genomic DNA AAAATGGCACCAGGGGATGTTTCACGGCCGATTGTCTTTACGATAGATGGCAAGCAGGCTGCTTGTATCATATATTTGAAAGAAAGGATTGCTTCTCACCAAGCTAACTTTGGACAAGATTATGAGAAGATTCATAAATTAGCTTTAGCGTATAAAAAGCAACGTATATTAAATGAATGGATTGAGGCGGCTAAAGCCAAAGCTATTATACAATTAGAGCCTTCTTATGAGACATGCCATATATTAAAATAACAGCTTTGTATATACTTTAATTTTAGTAAGAAATCTTTAATCCTGTTCCTCTTTCCATCACTTTATCGAGAAATATTATCCTTATTTTCTCATCGTTATCGTTTTGTAACTACTATATTTTGATTATAGATGATCCTCTATCATTTGCGTTAAATGGTAGTTACACAACATAACTGAGCTATAGTCTGGCAAAGGCTACCAGTTTATAGGGTTAAGAAGAGGTTTATTATATTTTTAAAATGCTATGCAAAATGAATTTATTATAAATGGAGTATTATTTGTATTAATAATTTTTTAAATAGAGTTCTTCCGAAACTTAACATAAAAGTTCATAGTTATAAATTCCAGCAATAAGATTAAAGCGTAGCCCAAATCTTTTTCTCCTATTTCTGTAACGCTCCGCTAAAATTTTAAACCGCTTGAGCATACCAATTATATGCTCGCTAAGCACCCTTTGGCTGGCTAATTGCTGATTACTCCTCTTATCGGCTTTGGTCAAAGGATGCTTTTTACTGCGTTTTTTAGGCATAAGCGATTTGTCATGTAGCCTCTTTAACCCTTGATAGCCTGTATCTACTATGGCTTGACTATGCTGGCTTATATGTACCTTAGATTCCTTAAACAAGCGAAAGTCATGCCGCTTTCCATTTGAAAAACTACTACATATTATGGCTCGCGTTTGCTTATCGACAACTAGTTGTGTCTTTAGTGTATGTCGTTTCTTTTTACCTGAGTAGTAATATCGCTGCTTTTTTTAGGCCGCTCAATGGGGCTCTCTGTAGCATCTATTAAGATTACTGCATATTCCATATCGCTTTTTAACAATGCTTTACGGCCTGGTAAAGTGAATTGACCACTTTTAATTAACGCCTCTTCAATAAAACGGATGGTATAATAGCAATTACTCTCACTTATTCCATAACTTTTTGAAATATGGAAGTATGTGCGGTATTCTCTTAAATATTCTAAAGTCATTAAAAGCATTTGTTCACAACTCAGTTTATTAGGCCGCCCTACTTTAGCTTTCTTTGTTTGAATGGCTTTCTGTATGATAGCTAACATTTTGGCAAAGGTCTCAGCCTTTACGCCTGTTAAGCGACGGAATTCTTCTGGCTTTAAGGTTTTTAGATGACTGTTTTCCATTAATCTTTCTGTTTTTTTATCCCTAATTTATACATTTATGCTTATTCCTTAGGTTTCAGAAGAACTCTAATTGCTTGGACAAGGTCTAAAGCACCTAAGGAAGTACGTAATCCTATTGTGTACAGTTTAGAGATAGGTACTGGTATCCCTTATGCATCATGGAATGATAAACTGCTAACCACTTCTAATTCTTCTTCTAAAGTAAGCTCGCAATATAAGGTGAGTCCTAATATGCGGGTAGGAGGAACCATTGGTTATGAGTTTGGTAGGATGCTTGCGGGTGCTTTTTGTAAATGGGGACCCGAAATTGGATTAAGTTATGGATTTACAAGACGTGTTAGGTTACTAGATGATAGGGGTTTAGAGGAGAAGTATTTACATTTTCCTATTGTTTTTAAATTTCTTGCTTTTCATATACCTAAATTTAAATTTCAAGAAGATGAAGAATATGAGAAAATGTATTATTCATCATTTGGAAATATAGGTCTATCAATAGGCTATGAATTTAATATATTGCTATCATCTGTTTACAAAGAAAAACAGAGTACCATTCGTCTGCATCCTGATTCTCAGTTATATTATAATTCAGATGGAATTAAGGTAGTGGTTCCCCATAGCTTTGGTAGTATTATTTTAAAAGTATTTGGCTACGTTTATGATTCTGTATATATAGGTACAGCAATGAGAATACCTATTGAACTAGGTTACCAAAGTTATAGCCCTGAACATGTGACTAAGAAAAAAATTTTCTATAATGCCAGGGCAGAAAGCACTTCATGCTTAGAACTTTACATGGGTTTAAATATAAGCGAGTGGCTATAACTTTATTTTTATCCTCTACTGCTTATAGATTGCTTTCTTTTAAAAGTTGTTGAATAAAGAGAAGTATATACACTGTTAGAGTTTGGAGAAGCTGAAGGGACATTCTTCGTAAAATGTCCCTTCAGCCTATACTAGAAAGCTGCATTACCAGGAGTACGTGGAAAAGGAATAACATCACGAATATTATCCATGCCTGTTACAAATTGTACTAGTCGCTCTAAACCTAAGCCAAAACCACTATGTGGTACGGTTCCAAAAAGACGTGTATCCAAGTACCATTGCAATATATTAGAGTTCATACCCATAGATTGAATGGCCTCGGTAAGCTTATCTAAACGCTCTTCCCGCTGAGATCCTCCAATGATTTCTCCAATACCTGGGAATAGAATATCCATGGCTGCTACTGTCTTCCCATCCTCTTGTTGGTGCATGTAAAACGCTTTAATAGCGCGCGGATAGTTGGTAATAATCACTGGCTTTGTAAAATGTTTTTCTACTAAATAACGCTCATGTTCTGACTGTAGGTCACAGCCCCATTCATCAATAGGATAAGCAAACTTTTTCTCTTTATTAGGCTGAGAAGCTTTTAAAATATCAATTGCTTCTGTATAGCT from Candidatus Amoebophilus asiaticus 5a2 includes the following:
- a CDS encoding IS5-like element ISCaa3 family transposase (programmed frameshift) codes for the protein MENSHLKTLKPEEFRRLTGVKAETFAKMLAIIQKAIQTKKAKVGRPNKLSCEQMLLMTLEYLREYRTYFHISKSYGISESNCYYTIRFIEEALIKSGQFTLPGRKALLKSDMEYAVILIDATESPIERPKKKQRYYYSGKKKRHTLKTQLVVDKQTRAIICSSFSNGKRHDFRLFKESKVHISQHSQAIVDTGYQGLKRLHDKSLMPKKRSKKHPLTKADKRSNQQLASQRVLSEHIIGMLKRFKILAERYRNRRKRFGLRFNLIAGIYNYELLC